One window from the genome of Halomicrobium zhouii encodes:
- a CDS encoding V-type ATP synthase subunit E, translating into MSLDTVAEDIRDEARARAEEIRAEAEDRADEIVADAEAEAETIRSERSAEVEREIEQEREQSLSSAKLEAKQSRLEARRDLLEEVREDVEAAVAGLEGDKRETLTRELLDDAADEFDGGSVRVFGRAEDKELLESILADYDGFEYAGEYDCLGGVVVESDASRIRVNNTFDSVLDDVWEDNLRDVSERLFEEQ; encoded by the coding sequence ATGAGTTTAGACACAGTCGCAGAGGACATTCGAGACGAGGCCCGCGCGCGTGCGGAGGAAATACGCGCCGAGGCGGAGGACCGCGCCGACGAGATCGTCGCGGACGCCGAAGCCGAGGCCGAAACGATCCGAAGCGAGCGGTCGGCCGAAGTCGAACGCGAGATCGAGCAGGAGCGCGAGCAGTCGCTCTCGAGCGCGAAACTCGAGGCCAAGCAGAGCCGGCTCGAGGCCCGCCGTGACCTCCTCGAGGAGGTCCGTGAAGACGTCGAGGCGGCCGTCGCCGGTCTCGAAGGCGACAAGCGGGAGACGCTGACCCGCGAGCTGCTCGACGACGCCGCAGACGAGTTCGACGGCGGCTCGGTTCGGGTCTTCGGCCGCGCCGAGGACAAGGAGCTCCTGGAGTCGATCCTCGCGGACTACGACGGCTTCGAGTACGCCGGCGAGTACGACTGCCTCGGCGGGGTCGTCGTCGAGAGTGACGCCTCTCGGATCCGCGTGAACAACACCTTCGACTCGGTGCTCGACGACGTCTGGGAGGACAACCTCCGCGACGTCAGCGAGCGATTGTTCGAAGAGCAATGA
- a CDS encoding V-type ATP synthase subunit C gives MSTGVDDRRGPGNYEYVTARVRSRRASLFDDDDYRKLVRMGTGEIARFMEDTEYSEEMNALGSRYSGVDLIEYALNRNLAKHFEDLLRWSDGRLYDFIARYLRKFDVWNVKTVIRGVYSGATAEEISDDLIRAGEIPGDLLDRIAQADTIEAVVELLAPTVFGDALEAAYADYEETDVLVPLENAVDRAFYEPLLSGLPQVQEVDSPTGLYVEFLTAEIDFRNLRNALRLARSGAEIDPAEYFIDGGKLFDRATVEGLVANREQLIATVRDSRYGDEIDDALDDLEQADDLIQFEHALDAALLEYADKLTNRYPLSICPVLSYVLAKEREVDNIRAIARGREAGLEPDEIERELVIL, from the coding sequence ATGAGCACGGGAGTCGACGACCGGCGCGGTCCCGGAAACTACGAGTACGTGACGGCGCGCGTCCGGTCGCGTCGAGCGTCGCTGTTCGACGACGACGACTACCGCAAGCTGGTCCGCATGGGGACGGGCGAGATCGCCCGCTTCATGGAGGACACCGAGTACAGCGAGGAGATGAACGCGCTGGGGTCGCGGTACTCCGGCGTCGACCTCATCGAGTACGCGCTCAACCGGAACCTCGCCAAGCACTTCGAGGACCTGCTGCGCTGGTCGGACGGGCGGCTGTACGACTTCATCGCCCGCTACCTGCGCAAGTTCGACGTGTGGAACGTCAAGACCGTCATCCGCGGGGTCTACTCCGGCGCGACGGCAGAGGAGATATCGGACGACCTCATCCGCGCCGGTGAGATACCGGGAGACCTGCTCGACCGCATCGCGCAGGCGGACACGATCGAGGCGGTCGTCGAACTGCTCGCACCGACCGTCTTCGGTGACGCGCTCGAGGCGGCCTACGCGGACTACGAGGAGACCGACGTCCTCGTCCCGCTCGAGAACGCCGTCGACCGCGCGTTCTACGAGCCGCTGTTGAGCGGCCTCCCGCAGGTACAGGAGGTCGACTCGCCGACGGGGCTGTACGTGGAGTTCCTCACCGCGGAGATCGACTTCCGGAACCTCCGGAACGCGCTCCGGCTCGCACGGAGCGGGGCGGAGATCGACCCGGCGGAGTACTTCATCGACGGCGGGAAGCTGTTCGACAGGGCGACCGTCGAGGGGCTCGTCGCGAACCGCGAACAGCTGATCGCGACGGTCCGAGACAGCCGCTACGGCGACGAGATCGACGACGCGCTCGACGACCTCGAACAGGCAGACGACCTCATCCAGTTCGAGCACGCGCTGGACGCGGCGCTACTCGAGTACGCCGACAAGTTGACTAACCGCTATCCGCTGTCGATCTGTCCCGTGCTCTCGTACGTCCTCGCCAAGGAGCGCGAGGTCGACAACATTCGCGCCATCGCGCGTGGTCGCGAGGCGGGACTCGAACCGGACGAGATCGAACGCGAACTGGTGATACTATGA
- a CDS encoding V-type ATP synthase subunit F, whose protein sequence is MSQEIGVVGSPEFTTGFRLAGVRKFADVPDAEKDERMDAAVEEMLEDDGVGIVVMHDDDMDHLSRGVRQDAETSVEPVLVTLGGGAGSGGLRDQIKRAIGIDLMEED, encoded by the coding sequence ATGAGCCAGGAGATCGGTGTCGTCGGGAGCCCGGAGTTCACGACCGGCTTTCGGCTGGCCGGCGTGCGGAAGTTCGCCGACGTTCCCGACGCCGAGAAGGACGAACGGATGGACGCAGCCGTCGAGGAGATGCTCGAGGACGACGGCGTCGGCATCGTCGTGATGCACGACGACGACATGGACCACCTCTCGCGAGGGGTCCGGCAGGACGCCGAGACCAGCGTCGAACCGGTGCTGGTGACGCTCGGCGGCGGCGCGGGCAGCGGCGGACTGCGCGACCAGATCAAGCGAGCGATCGGTATCGACCTGATGGAGGAAGACTAA
- a CDS encoding ATP synthase subunit A, whose protein sequence is MSQATESDVREDGVIESVSGPVVTATDLDARMNDVVYVGHEGLMGEVIEIEGNITTIQVYEETSDVAPGEPVEGTGSPLSVDLGPGMLDAIYDGVQRPLDVLEEKMGSPYLDRGVDAPGIDLEKTWEFEPEVSEGDVVETGDIVGTVPETPSIDHKVMVPPGSEGGEVVSIESGNFTVEETVVELDSGEEIQMRQEWPVREQRPAAEKQTPTTPLVSGQRILDGLFPIAKGGTAAIPGPFGSGKTVTQHQLAKYADADIVVYVGCGERGNEMTEVIEDFPELEDPTTGNSLMARTCLIANTSNMPVAARESCVYTGITIAEYFRDMGYDVALMADSTSRWAEAMREISSRLEEMPGEEGYPAYLAARLSEFYERAGYFENVNGTEGSVSVIGAVSPPGGDFSEPVTQNTLRIVKTFWALDADLAERRHFPAINWNESYSLYRDQLDPWFVDNVEDDWPEQRQWAIDVLDEEAELQEIVQLVGKDALPEDQQLTLEVARYLREAWLQQNGFHPVDTYCPPEKTYLILGAIRAYNDAAFEALDAGVPVEEITDIDAAPRINRIGVQEDYDEFVDELVDDIESELQEKY, encoded by the coding sequence ATGAGTCAAGCGACAGAATCTGACGTCCGAGAGGACGGCGTTATCGAGAGCGTCTCGGGACCGGTCGTCACCGCGACCGACCTCGACGCCCGGATGAACGACGTGGTGTACGTCGGTCACGAAGGGCTGATGGGTGAAGTCATCGAGATCGAAGGAAACATCACCACCATCCAGGTGTACGAGGAGACCTCCGACGTGGCTCCGGGCGAACCGGTCGAAGGGACCGGGTCGCCCCTCTCCGTGGACCTCGGGCCGGGCATGCTCGACGCCATCTACGACGGCGTCCAGCGCCCGCTCGACGTCCTCGAGGAGAAGATGGGGTCGCCGTACCTGGACCGTGGCGTCGACGCCCCGGGTATCGACCTGGAGAAGACCTGGGAGTTCGAGCCCGAGGTGTCGGAAGGCGACGTCGTCGAGACCGGCGACATCGTCGGCACCGTTCCCGAGACGCCGAGTATCGACCACAAAGTGATGGTGCCGCCCGGCTCCGAGGGCGGCGAAGTCGTCTCGATCGAATCCGGCAACTTCACCGTCGAGGAGACGGTCGTCGAACTGGACTCGGGCGAGGAGATTCAGATGCGCCAGGAGTGGCCCGTGCGCGAGCAGCGCCCGGCCGCGGAGAAGCAGACCCCGACCACGCCGCTCGTGTCGGGCCAGCGCATCCTCGACGGCCTGTTCCCCATCGCGAAGGGCGGGACGGCCGCGATTCCGGGCCCCTTCGGCTCCGGGAAGACGGTCACCCAGCACCAGCTCGCCAAGTACGCCGACGCTGACATCGTCGTCTACGTCGGCTGCGGCGAGCGCGGCAACGAGATGACGGAGGTCATCGAGGACTTCCCGGAGCTCGAGGACCCGACCACCGGCAACTCGCTGATGGCCCGGACCTGCCTCATCGCGAACACGTCGAACATGCCCGTCGCGGCGCGTGAATCCTGCGTCTACACCGGGATCACCATCGCGGAGTACTTCCGTGACATGGGCTACGACGTCGCGCTGATGGCCGACTCCACCTCGCGGTGGGCCGAGGCCATGCGCGAGATTTCCTCGCGCCTCGAAGAGATGCCCGGTGAGGAGGGCTACCCGGCCTACCTCGCCGCGCGCCTCTCCGAGTTCTACGAGCGGGCCGGCTACTTCGAGAACGTCAATGGCACCGAGGGCTCCGTGTCGGTCATCGGCGCGGTCTCGCCCCCGGGCGGTGACTTCTCGGAGCCGGTCACCCAGAACACGCTGCGTATCGTCAAGACGTTCTGGGCGCTGGACGCCGACCTCGCCGAACGACGGCACTTCCCGGCTATCAACTGGAACGAGTCGTACTCGCTCTATCGAGACCAGCTGGACCCGTGGTTCGTCGACAACGTCGAGGACGACTGGCCAGAGCAGCGCCAGTGGGCCATCGACGTGCTCGACGAGGAGGCGGAACTGCAGGAGATCGTCCAGCTCGTCGGCAAGGACGCGCTGCCGGAGGACCAGCAGCTGACCCTCGAGGTCGCTCGCTACCTCCGCGAGGCGTGGCTCCAGCAGAACGGCTTCCACCCGGTCGACACCTACTGTCCGCCGGAGAAGACCTACCTCATCCTCGGCGCCATCCGCGCGTACAACGACGCGGCCTTCGAGGCACTCGACGCGGGCGTCCCCGTGGAGGAGATAACGGACATCGACGCGGCGCCGCGCATCAACCGCATCGGCGTCCAGGAGGACTACGACGAGTTCGTCGACGAGCTCGTCGACGACATCGAGTCCGAACTCCAGGAGAAGTACTAA